The following are encoded together in the Triticum dicoccoides isolate Atlit2015 ecotype Zavitan chromosome 6B, WEW_v2.0, whole genome shotgun sequence genome:
- the LOC119322983 gene encoding DNA-binding protein BIN4-like, with amino-acid sequence MSDEDGDPDWLTAFKAPSTAPVMLSSDSDRSRGNSPTRTAPSNQEEKAPRKKLMLSSDSEASPGNSPSRAGDADEEEDSLANTREKDDQQSKGKKAKVAVRKVPAKRDDTLEQPEDEANEEKMQDKLADNSVSQRLPLTIADKVQRSKALVECDGDSIDLSGDIGAVGRIVISNGPTGNHDLLLDLKGTVYKSTIVPSRTFCVVSVGQTEAKIEAIMNDFIQLEPHSNLFESETMMEGTLDGFTFDSDGEGDRLHELNASQNDPNNENEDQPKGKTKRKAAVKPAAKGQKKAKVAKKGTRKTQTTKRAKKAKK; translated from the exons ATGTCGGACGAAGATGGCGACCCCGACTGGCTTACTGCCTTCAAG GCACCAAGTACTGCACCGGTGATGCTTTCTTCTGATTCCGATCGTTCTCGTGGAAATAGCCCTACAAGAACTGCTCCATCTAATCAAGAAGAAAAG GCTCCGAGGAAGAAGTTGATGCTCTCATCTGATTCTGAAGCCTCTCCTGGAAACAGCCCTTCAAGGGCTGGTGACGCTGATGAAGAAGAGGACTCACTTGCCAATACCAGGGAAAAAGATGATCAGCAATCTAAGGGTAAAAAAGCAAAGGTTGCTGTAAGAAAAGTTCCTGCGAAAAGAGATG ATACCTTGGAACAACCCGAAGATGAAGCTAATGAGGAAAAAATGCAGGACAAGCTTGCAGATAATTCT GTCTCCCAGAGGTTGCCATTGACCATTGCTGATAAAGTTCAACGTTCAAAG GCATTGGTTGAATGTGATGGTGACTCGATAGACTTGAGCGGAGATATTGGAGCTGTCGGCAGGATAGTAATTTCAAATGGTCCGACTGGAAATCATGATTTGTTACTGGACCTGAAAG GAACTGTGTACAAATCAACTATAGTGCCATCCAGGACATTTTGTGTt GTCAGTGTGGGACAAACAGAAGCAAAG ATTGAGGCTATCATGAATGACTTCATTCAGTTGGAACCTCACTCCAATTTATTTGAATCAGAGACTATGATGGAAG GTACCCTTGATGGATTCACATTTGATTCAGATGGAGAGGGTGATAGGCTTCATGAACTTAACGCTTCTCAGAATGATCCAAACAATGAGAATGAAGATCAACCTAAGGGGAAAACCAAAAGGAAAGCAGCCGTGAAGCCAGCG GCAAAGGGACAGAAGAAGGCAAAGGTTGCTAAGAAGGGAACAAGGAAAACCCAAACAACGAAGAGAGCGAAGAAGGCAAAGAAATAG
- the LOC119324725 gene encoding histone H2A-like: MDASATVAAGKAKKGAAGRKAGGPRKKSVARSVKAGLQFPVGRIGRFLKKGRYAQRVGSGAPVYLAAVLEYLAAELLELAGNAAKDNKKSRIIPRHLLLAVRNDQELGRLLAGVTIAHGGVIPNINPVLLPRKTAEKSPKEPKSPKKTAKSPKKA, encoded by the coding sequence ATGGACGCCTCAGCCACCGTAGCCGCCGGGAAGGCGAAGAAGGGCGCGGCCGGGCGCAAGGCCGGAGGCCCCAGGAAGAAGTCCGTGGCGCGGTCCGTCAAGGCCGGGCTCCAGTTCCCCGTCGGCCGCATCGGGCGCTTCCTCAAGAAGGGCCGCTACGCGCAGCGCGTCGGCTCCGGCGCCCCCGTCTACCTCGCggccgtcctcgagtacctcgCCGCCGAGCTGCTGGAGCTCGCGGGCAACGCCGCCAAGGACAACAAGAAGAGCCGCATCATCCCCCGCCACCTGCTGCTCGCCGTCAGGAACGACCAGGAGCTCGGCAGGCTGCTCGCCGGCGTCACCATCGCCCACGGCGGCGTGATCCCCAACATCAACCCGGTGCTGCTCCCCAGGAAGACCGCCGAGAAGTCCCCCAAGGAGCCCAAGTCGCCCAAGAAGACCGCCAAGTCCCCCAAGAAGGCGTAG